A genome region from Pseudomonas sp. N3-W includes the following:
- a CDS encoding NCS2 family permease, protein MESRKSEAPSLELSPPLQNGWLERIFKLTLHGTTVKTELIAGLTTFITMAYIIFVNPNIMADAGIDHGAAFVATCIAAALGCLLMGLYANWPVGLAPGMGLNAFFTYTVVGTMGYNWETALGAVFVSGVLFMILTFSRIREWLLNSIPVSLRFAMGAGVGLFLGIIGLKTAGIIVASPATLIKLGSLREPGPLLAAICFLMIAVLSYHKVFGAILISIITVTLAGWGLGLVHYAGIMSAPPSLAPTWMAMNIAGVFNVSMISVVLAFLFVHMFDTAGTLMGVAQRANLVNADGRIENLSRAMKADSASSVFGAMVGVPPVTSYVESAAGVAAGGRTGLTAVTVGVLFIAAMFFAPLAGMIPAYATAGALIYVAMLMMGGMAHINWDEATDSIPAIVTAIMMPLTFSVADGIALGFITFVVLKAGTGRYKEISVSLWVLCAIFIAKFIFL, encoded by the coding sequence GTGGAAAGCCGCAAATCCGAAGCCCCGTCGCTGGAACTCTCGCCGCCGTTACAAAATGGCTGGCTGGAGCGCATCTTCAAACTCACCTTGCATGGCACCACGGTGAAGACCGAGCTGATTGCCGGTCTGACAACCTTCATCACCATGGCCTACATCATCTTCGTCAACCCCAACATCATGGCCGATGCCGGCATCGATCACGGCGCGGCGTTCGTGGCCACCTGTATCGCCGCGGCACTGGGTTGCCTGTTGATGGGCCTGTACGCCAACTGGCCGGTCGGTCTGGCGCCGGGCATGGGCCTGAACGCGTTCTTCACCTATACCGTGGTCGGCACCATGGGCTACAACTGGGAAACCGCCCTGGGCGCGGTGTTCGTCTCCGGTGTGTTGTTCATGATCCTGACGTTCTCGCGGATTCGCGAATGGCTGCTCAACAGCATCCCGGTGAGCCTGCGCTTCGCCATGGGCGCGGGTGTGGGGCTGTTCCTGGGGATCATCGGCTTGAAAACCGCCGGGATCATCGTCGCCAGCCCGGCAACCCTGATCAAGCTCGGCTCGCTGCGTGAACCCGGCCCGCTGCTGGCCGCCATCTGCTTCCTGATGATCGCGGTACTCAGCTACCACAAGGTCTTCGGCGCGATCCTCATCAGCATCATCACCGTCACCCTCGCCGGTTGGGGTCTGGGCCTGGTGCACTACGCGGGCATCATGTCCGCCCCGCCGAGTCTGGCCCCGACCTGGATGGCCATGAACATTGCCGGCGTGTTCAACGTCAGCATGATCAGTGTGGTGCTGGCCTTCCTCTTTGTGCACATGTTCGACACCGCCGGCACGTTGATGGGCGTTGCCCAGCGCGCCAACCTGGTGAATGCCGATGGCCGGATTGAAAACCTGTCCCGCGCCATGAAAGCCGACAGCGCCTCCAGCGTATTCGGAGCAATGGTAGGTGTGCCGCCGGTCACCAGCTATGTGGAAAGTGCCGCGGGTGTCGCCGCAGGTGGTCGGACTGGTCTTACCGCCGTGACCGTAGGTGTGCTATTTATTGCAGCGATGTTTTTCGCACCGCTGGCCGGCATGATCCCTGCTTACGCCACCGCCGGTGCGCTGATTTATGTCGCGATGCTGATGATGGGCGGTATGGCGCACATCAACTGGGACGAAGCGACCGACAGCATTCCGGCGATCGTTACCGCAATCATGATGCCGCTGACCTTCTCGGTCGCCGACGGCATCGCGCTGGGTTTTATCACGTTTGTGGTGCTGAAGGCCGGCACCGGCAGGTACAAGGAAATTTCCGTCAGCTTGTGGGTGCTTTGCGCGATCTTTATCGCCAAGTTCATTTTCCTGTAA
- the uraD gene encoding 2-oxo-4-hydroxy-4-carboxy-5-ureidoimidazoline decarboxylase, translating into MSTFQTLKPSTLSRDAFVKAFADIYEHSPWVAEKAFDLGQDAAIDEIETLHQRMSDILLSADHASQLALINAHPDLAGKAAVQGELTEASTHEQAGAGIHQCTAEEFQRFTELNDAYKAKFKFPFIMAVKGSNRRQILAAFETRIHNPENTEFKCALAQINKIALFRLLTL; encoded by the coding sequence ATGAGCACCTTTCAAACCCTGAAGCCATCGACCCTGAGCCGCGACGCGTTCGTCAAAGCCTTTGCCGACATCTACGAACATTCGCCATGGGTGGCCGAGAAGGCCTTCGACCTGGGGCAGGACGCGGCGATCGACGAGATCGAAACCCTGCACCAACGCATGAGCGACATCCTGTTGAGTGCCGATCACGCCAGTCAGCTGGCTCTGATCAACGCTCACCCCGACCTGGCCGGCAAAGCTGCCGTCCAGGGCGAACTGACCGAAGCCAGCACCCATGAACAAGCTGGCGCCGGTATTCACCAATGCACGGCCGAAGAGTTCCAGCGCTTCACCGAGCTGAACGACGCCTACAAGGCCAAGTTCAAGTTTCCCTTCATCATGGCGGTAAAAGGCAGCAACCGGCGTCAGATCCTCGCGGCGTTCGAAACGCGCATTCACAACCCGGAAAACACCGAGTTCAAATGCGCGCTGGCGCAGATCAACAAGATTGCGTTGTTTCGTTTACTGACCCTATAG
- a CDS encoding LysE family translocator: MSLETWLLFSGAALVVILIPGPLSLLMISNSLNYGLRRSYPAFLGGVIASICLLSASALGLGALLLASEQLFSALKIVGALYLFYLAWQSWQQSRQPSVGAQVPQAAPVPRFRALFGRAFVLGASNPKDILFFAAFLPQFLNANQPFLPQLLVMIATWTVLDLLCKLAYGLGAHGAARYLRSGKGQSWFNRISAALFGGAGAASLLSR; this comes from the coding sequence ATGAGTCTGGAAACCTGGCTGCTGTTCAGCGGCGCCGCGCTGGTGGTGATCCTGATCCCGGGGCCCTTGTCTTTGCTGATGATCAGCAACAGTTTGAATTACGGCTTGCGCCGTTCCTACCCGGCATTTCTCGGCGGGGTGATTGCCTCGATCTGTTTGCTCAGTGCCTCGGCGCTGGGACTTGGCGCTCTGCTGTTGGCGTCGGAGCAGTTGTTCAGTGCATTGAAAATCGTTGGCGCGCTGTACCTGTTCTACCTTGCCTGGCAGAGCTGGCAGCAATCGCGGCAGCCATCGGTGGGTGCACAAGTGCCCCAGGCCGCGCCAGTGCCACGCTTTCGCGCACTGTTCGGGCGCGCGTTTGTGCTGGGCGCCAGCAACCCGAAAGACATTCTGTTCTTTGCCGCGTTCCTGCCGCAGTTTTTAAATGCAAACCAGCCGTTCCTGCCGCAGTTGCTGGTGATGATTGCCACCTGGACAGTGCTGGACCTGCTGTGCAAATTGGCTTATGGCCTTGGGGCGCATGGCGCGGCGCGGTATCTGCGCAGCGGCAAGGGGCAGAGTTGGTTTAACCGGATTAGTGCCGCGTTGTTCGGTGGCGCGGGCGCCGCGTCGTTGTTGAGCCGCTAA
- the folE gene encoding GTP cyclohydrolase I FolE codes for MSLEQNYTAILGQLGEDVSREGLLDTPKRAAKAMQYLCRGYEQTLEEVTNGALFSSDNSEMVLVKDIELYSLCEHHLLPFIGKAHVAYIPSGKVLGLSKVARIVDMYARRLQIQENLSRQIADAVQQVTGALGVAVVIEAKHMCMMMRGVEKQNSSMITSVMLGEFRENAATRSEFLSLIK; via the coding sequence ATGTCCCTGGAACAGAATTACACCGCGATTCTCGGCCAACTGGGCGAGGACGTGTCCCGCGAGGGCCTGCTCGACACGCCAAAGCGTGCCGCCAAAGCCATGCAGTACCTCTGCCGCGGCTATGAACAGACACTCGAAGAAGTCACCAACGGTGCCTTGTTCAGCTCCGACAACAGCGAAATGGTGCTGGTCAAGGACATCGAGCTCTACTCGTTGTGCGAGCATCACCTGCTGCCGTTCATCGGCAAGGCCCACGTCGCCTACATTCCGAGCGGCAAGGTATTGGGGCTGTCGAAAGTCGCGCGAATCGTCGATATGTACGCCCGCCGCCTGCAGATCCAGGAAAACCTCAGCCGCCAGATCGCCGATGCGGTCCAGCAGGTCACCGGCGCCCTGGGCGTTGCAGTGGTGATCGAGGCCAAGCACATGTGCATGATGATGCGCGGTGTGGAGAAACAGAATTCCTCGATGATCACGTCGGTGATGCTCGGTGAATTCCGCGAGAACGCGGCAACGCGCAGCGAGTTTCTCAGCCTGATCAAGTAA
- the puuE gene encoding allantoinase PuuE: MSADYPRDLVGYGSNPPHPHWPGNARIALSFVLNYEEGGERNILHGDKESEAFLSEMVSAQPLQGARNMSMESLYEYGSRAGVWRILKLFKAFDIPLTVFAVAMAAQRHPDVIRAMVEAGHEICSHGYRWIDYQYMDEAQEREHMLEAIRILTDLTGERPLGWYTGRTGPNTRRLVMEEGGFLYDCDTYDDDLPYWEPNNPTGKPHLVIPYTLDTNDMRFTQVQGFNKGDDFFEYLKDAFDVLYAEGADAPKMLSIGLHCRLIGRPARLASLKRFIEYAKSHEQVWFSRRVDIARHWHETHPYQGAAK, encoded by the coding sequence GTGAGCGCTGACTACCCACGCGACCTGGTCGGTTACGGCAGTAACCCTCCACACCCACACTGGCCGGGCAATGCCCGTATCGCCCTGTCCTTCGTGCTCAATTACGAGGAAGGTGGCGAGCGCAATATCCTGCACGGCGATAAAGAGTCTGAAGCCTTCCTCTCGGAAATGGTCTCGGCGCAACCGCTGCAAGGCGCGCGCAACATGAGCATGGAATCGCTGTACGAGTATGGCAGCCGTGCCGGCGTCTGGCGGATCCTGAAACTGTTCAAGGCATTCGATATCCCGCTGACCGTCTTCGCCGTGGCCATGGCCGCCCAGCGCCACCCCGATGTGATCCGCGCCATGGTCGAGGCCGGCCACGAGATCTGCAGCCACGGCTATCGCTGGATCGACTACCAGTACATGGACGAAGCGCAGGAACGTGAGCACATGCTCGAAGCGATCCGCATCCTCACCGACCTCACCGGTGAACGCCCACTGGGCTGGTACACCGGCCGCACCGGCCCCAACACCCGTCGCCTGGTGATGGAGGAAGGCGGTTTCCTCTACGACTGCGACACCTATGACGACGACCTGCCCTACTGGGAACCGAACAACCCGACCGGCAAGCCGCACCTGGTGATCCCGTACACCCTGGACACCAACGACATGCGCTTCACTCAGGTTCAGGGTTTCAACAAGGGCGACGACTTTTTCGAATACCTGAAAGACGCGTTTGACGTGCTGTACGCCGAAGGCGCCGACGCACCGAAGATGCTGTCCATCGGACTGCACTGTCGCCTGATCGGCCGTCCGGCGCGACTCGCTTCGCTCAAGCGCTTTATCGAATACGCTAAAAGTCATGAACAGGTGTGGTTCAGCCGTCGTGTCGACATCGCACGCCACTGGCACGAAACCCATCCGTACCAAGGGGCTGCAAAATGA
- the uraH gene encoding hydroxyisourate hydrolase translates to MGRLTTHVLDAAHGCPGSSIKVELYRVEGSQLELVASAITNSDGRVDAPLLQGDDYRTGVYQVQFHAGDYYRARGVQLPEPAFLDVVVLRFGISAEQDHYHVPLLISPYSYSTYRGS, encoded by the coding sequence ATGGGACGTTTGACAACACACGTTTTGGACGCTGCACATGGTTGCCCTGGCAGCTCGATCAAGGTCGAGTTGTACCGCGTTGAAGGCTCGCAGCTGGAATTGGTCGCCAGCGCGATAACCAACAGCGACGGTCGCGTCGATGCACCGCTGCTGCAAGGCGATGACTACCGTACCGGGGTTTATCAGGTCCAGTTTCATGCGGGCGATTACTACCGCGCCCGTGGCGTCCAGTTGCCGGAACCGGCGTTTCTGGATGTGGTGGTGCTGCGGTTCGGCATCTCTGCCGAGCAGGATCACTACCACGTACCGTTGCTGATTTCGCCGTACAGCTATTCCACGTACCGGGGCAGCTGA
- a CDS encoding Smr/MutS family protein codes for MQDDDFSLFKSAIQGVKPIKHDRAETGKPKADRAQIAKLRQAATVRTDATTVDGLSDQFVIDVGPEDELMWARDGVQESQIRKLKIGQIPFEGSLDLHGMNVEKARETLWAFLAEATKFEIRCVRVTHGKAVRLDGKRPMIKSHVNTWLRQHSQVLGFTSCQPRHGGAGAVYVMLKRTMMEGRDE; via the coding sequence ATGCAAGACGACGATTTTTCCCTGTTCAAAAGTGCGATCCAAGGCGTCAAGCCGATCAAGCACGATCGCGCCGAAACCGGCAAACCCAAGGCCGACCGCGCGCAAATCGCCAAGCTCCGCCAGGCCGCCACCGTGCGCACCGATGCCACTACTGTCGATGGTCTGTCCGATCAGTTCGTGATCGACGTCGGACCGGAAGACGAGTTGATGTGGGCTCGCGACGGCGTGCAGGAAAGCCAGATACGCAAGCTCAAGATCGGCCAGATTCCGTTCGAAGGCAGCCTCGACCTGCATGGCATGAACGTGGAAAAAGCCCGGGAAACCCTTTGGGCATTCCTGGCCGAGGCGACCAAATTCGAAATTCGTTGCGTGCGCGTCACCCACGGCAAGGCCGTGCGGCTGGACGGCAAGCGGCCGATGATCAAGAGCCACGTCAATACCTGGCTGCGACAGCACTCTCAGGTACTGGGCTTCACCTCGTGCCAGCCCCGGCATGGTGGCGCCGGAGCGGTCTACGTGATGCTCAAACGCACCATGATGGAAGGTCGCGACGAGTAA
- a CDS encoding glutathione S-transferase N-terminal domain-containing protein: MFVKALRVGLGQLIIFIDFLTRPGKKQRPAAAQAQVDAAAKDLTLYQFHACPFCVKTRRNLRRLNVPVALRDAKNNEQDRQTLLEQGGKIKVPCLRIEENGQTTWMYESKVIIDYLDKRFAAA; encoded by the coding sequence GTGTTCGTCAAAGCGCTTCGTGTTGGTCTCGGCCAGCTGATCATCTTCATCGACTTCCTCACCCGTCCGGGCAAGAAGCAGCGCCCTGCCGCCGCTCAGGCCCAGGTCGATGCCGCCGCCAAGGACCTGACCCTGTATCAGTTCCACGCCTGCCCGTTCTGCGTGAAAACCCGCCGCAACCTGCGCCGCCTGAATGTGCCGGTGGCATTGCGTGATGCGAAAAACAACGAACAGGATCGCCAGACGCTGCTGGAGCAAGGCGGAAAGATCAAAGTGCCATGCCTGCGCATTGAAGAGAATGGCCAGACCACCTGGATGTATGAGTCCAAGGTGATCATTGATTATCTGGATAAGCGGTTTGCGGCAGCCTGA